In one window of Frigoriglobus tundricola DNA:
- a CDS encoding VWA domain-containing protein: MLLFAASSGLTGLLTDAREFVVAVRLARPDALWLLFLIPVLGLLNRWAARRRKRAVAAIGRPAAVAGQLTHPRPTRRWLGLAYPVAWLLLVLGIAGPQWGKGDEAGVAVGRDLVIVIDLSRSMQADDMSDPEAKTRWEAARKGALDLLQAVARRGGHRVGVVVFAAKPKLICPLTTDYEHALAVLEDVDGKFPPPEIRQGADPGAASGTRIGAGLIAAVQAHDKEFSGSQDIVLISDGDDPADDGEWVHGSDAARAADVPVHTVGVGSTRPTEMVLGEELFRTQLLEEPLKQIAAETRGQYLAARRDVPNLGEFFRTRIEPNPSRVYSGDQIPQPRERYPWFLAPALALFCVGWVRGR, from the coding sequence ATGCTTCTCTTCGCCGCATCCTCCGGGCTTACCGGGCTGCTGACCGACGCGCGCGAGTTCGTCGTCGCGGTGCGGCTGGCCCGCCCCGACGCGCTCTGGCTGCTGTTCCTGATTCCGGTCCTCGGCCTGCTGAACCGCTGGGCCGCGCGGCGGCGGAAGCGCGCGGTCGCGGCCATCGGTCGGCCGGCGGCGGTGGCCGGGCAGCTCACGCACCCGCGGCCCACGCGGCGGTGGCTCGGACTGGCCTACCCGGTCGCGTGGCTGCTGCTCGTCCTGGGCATCGCCGGGCCGCAGTGGGGGAAGGGCGACGAGGCGGGCGTCGCGGTCGGCCGCGATCTGGTCATCGTCATCGATCTGAGCCGCAGCATGCAGGCGGACGACATGAGCGACCCCGAGGCGAAGACCCGCTGGGAGGCCGCGCGCAAAGGCGCGCTCGACCTGCTCCAAGCGGTCGCCCGGCGGGGCGGCCACCGCGTCGGCGTGGTGGTGTTCGCGGCGAAGCCGAAACTGATCTGCCCGCTCACGACCGATTATGAGCACGCCCTGGCGGTCCTGGAGGACGTGGACGGCAAGTTCCCGCCGCCGGAGATCCGCCAGGGCGCGGACCCGGGCGCCGCGTCCGGCACGCGCATCGGCGCCGGTCTGATCGCCGCGGTTCAGGCCCACGACAAGGAGTTCAGCGGGTCCCAGGACATCGTCCTCATCTCCGACGGCGACGACCCGGCCGACGACGGGGAATGGGTCCACGGCTCGGACGCCGCCCGCGCCGCCGACGTCCCCGTTCACACGGTCGGGGTCGGCAGCACGCGGCCGACCGAGATGGTCCTCGGCGAGGAGCTGTTCCGCACGCAGTTGCTGGAGGAACCGCTGAAGCAGATCGCGGCGGAGACCCGCGGGCAGTACCTCGCGGCGCGGCGGGACGTGCCGAACCTGGGCGAGTTCTTCCGCACGCGCATCGAACCGAACCCCAGCCGCGTGTACAGCGGCGACCAGATCCCGCAGCCGCGCGAGCGCTACCCGTGGTTCCTCGCCCCGGCCCTGGCGCTGTTCTGCGTGGGGTGGGTCCGGGGGCGGTGA
- a CDS encoding BaiN/RdsA family NAD(P)/FAD-dependent oxidoreductase: MPSFDYDAIIAGAGAAGLMAAIHAAERGRRVLILEKGKKPGVKILMSGGTRCNITHDCDTRGIVQAFGPNGKFLHSALAGLGPRETVAFFNGEGVATKVEDTGKVFPVSDRALDVLDALLKRLARSGAALALNEPVKDIEPHPEGGFRVSTPARTLTAERVLVTTGGKSYPGCGTTGDGYAVAQKFGHTIVPLRPALVPLTVQPAWIGELRGITIPDVNLKVLPAEGKALAHRRGSVLFAHFGLTGPAPLDVSRAVSGHERPSALTLEADFLPTDPEQTFDAFLRTESLASGKKQLAGVLAEKLPRRLADQFLALCGLAADRRAAALAKPDRLKLVAAVKRLRLPLRGTLGFEKAEVTAGGVDLDEVDSRTMQSKRRPGLYFAGEVLDLDGWIGGYNFQSAWSTGLLAGKQL, from the coding sequence ATGCCTTCATTCGACTACGACGCGATCATCGCCGGGGCGGGGGCGGCGGGCCTGATGGCGGCCATCCACGCCGCCGAGCGCGGGCGCCGCGTCCTGATCCTGGAGAAGGGCAAGAAGCCCGGCGTGAAGATCCTCATGTCCGGCGGCACGCGGTGCAACATCACGCACGACTGCGACACCCGCGGCATCGTCCAGGCGTTCGGCCCGAACGGCAAGTTCCTGCACTCGGCACTCGCCGGGCTCGGCCCGCGGGAGACGGTCGCGTTCTTCAACGGCGAGGGCGTCGCAACGAAGGTCGAAGACACGGGCAAGGTGTTCCCGGTCAGCGACCGCGCCCTGGACGTCCTCGACGCGCTCCTGAAGCGGCTCGCCCGGAGCGGCGCGGCCCTCGCGCTCAACGAGCCCGTCAAGGACATCGAACCGCACCCCGAGGGCGGGTTCCGCGTGTCCACGCCGGCGCGCACGCTCACGGCGGAGCGCGTGCTCGTCACGACCGGCGGGAAATCGTACCCGGGGTGCGGCACGACCGGGGACGGCTACGCCGTCGCGCAGAAGTTCGGGCACACGATCGTGCCCCTGCGCCCCGCGCTGGTGCCGCTCACCGTCCAGCCGGCCTGGATCGGCGAGCTCCGCGGCATCACCATCCCCGACGTGAACCTGAAAGTGCTGCCCGCGGAAGGCAAGGCGCTCGCCCACCGGCGCGGCTCGGTCCTGTTCGCGCACTTCGGTTTAACCGGCCCGGCGCCCCTGGACGTGAGCCGCGCGGTGAGCGGCCACGAGAGGCCCTCGGCGCTCACGCTCGAAGCCGATTTCCTGCCGACCGACCCCGAGCAAACGTTCGACGCGTTCCTGCGCACGGAGTCGCTCGCGTCCGGCAAGAAGCAGCTCGCCGGCGTGCTGGCGGAGAAGCTCCCGCGGCGGCTCGCCGATCAGTTCCTCGCGCTGTGCGGGCTGGCGGCGGACCGCCGGGCCGCGGCCCTCGCGAAGCCCGACCGCCTGAAGCTGGTCGCGGCCGTGAAGCGCCTCCGGCTCCCGCTCCGCGGCACGCTCGGGTTCGAGAAGGCCGAGGTCACCGCGGGCGGCGTCGACCTGGACGAGGTGGACTCGCGCACGATGCAGAGCAAGCGGCGGCCGGGGCTGTACTTCGCGGGCGAGGTGCTCGACCTGGACGGCTGGATCGGCGGGTACAACTTCCAATCCGCGTGGAGCACCGGCCTGCTCGCGGGGAAACAGTTGTGA
- a CDS encoding SH3 domain-containing protein, translated as MIRMPLGFIAAVVLLFPPSACASSPADTLAAAEAAFAEGTELRSDEAKARPAFARAAEGYDVLWNQGHRTPDLALNRARAHRLAGNLPRCIAALHDGLAPARFARPLQAELADARAAVAFPLDGELAAQCRPKAPGTVSARMSGAEAWVITGVLWLLACAGLARFAMTRSVTWLGFAAVWLVGLALLGGLWLQDARARDRDESLPLRVVVSDTVLRKGNADAYLPRVEPALPRGTEVRELARRGGWVQVELAGGAVGWLPEAATILCGG; from the coding sequence GTGATCCGTATGCCCCTCGGGTTCATAGCCGCGGTTGTGCTCCTCTTTCCCCCCTCCGCGTGCGCGTCTTCCCCCGCGGACACCCTCGCCGCCGCCGAGGCCGCGTTCGCCGAAGGCACCGAACTGCGAAGCGATGAAGCAAAGGCCCGACCGGCGTTCGCCCGCGCGGCGGAGGGCTACGACGTGCTGTGGAACCAGGGGCACCGCACGCCGGACCTCGCGCTCAACCGCGCCCGCGCCCACCGCCTCGCCGGGAATTTGCCGCGGTGCATTGCGGCACTGCACGACGGGCTGGCACCTGCTCGGTTCGCCCGCCCGCTCCAGGCGGAACTGGCGGACGCGCGGGCGGCCGTGGCGTTCCCACTCGACGGCGAACTCGCCGCCCAGTGCCGGCCCAAGGCGCCCGGAACCGTGAGTGCCCGGATGTCCGGCGCGGAGGCGTGGGTCATCACCGGAGTCTTGTGGCTGCTCGCCTGCGCCGGTCTCGCGCGATTCGCGATGACCCGGAGCGTCACCTGGCTCGGCTTCGCGGCGGTGTGGCTGGTCGGGCTGGCGCTTCTGGGCGGGTTATGGCTTCAGGACGCGCGGGCGCGCGACCGCGACGAATCGCTGCCGCTGCGGGTCGTGGTCAGCGACACGGTCCTCCGCAAGGGGAACGCGGACGCGTACTTGCCGCGCGTGGAACCGGCGCTGCCGAGGGGAACCGAGGTGCGCGAACTGGCGCGCCGCGGCGGCTGGGTTCAGGTGGAGTTGGCCGGCGGCGCGGTCGGCTGGCTGCCGGAGGCCGCGACCATTCTGTGCGGCGGGTAG
- a CDS encoding PAT1 family protein, whose translation MRRASQWVRFALFLFPVAGGFVVLSGAAPPPGEAPDDLVRRANELFRAGDPEAVEAADKLYAAAEERTADPGLVAFNRAAVFFERGQYPQAERQYDRVLGDAACPAARAARAWYNRGTCLLRRGGSMSVYRSAVACFENTIESPAADDPLRADARHNLELAKLLWNEERKKAAKPEDESPNKKVPPEEDRQPRPEPDRPGGFEPNPGDETPNGGTAPKAGTQQQPVPQPSGGNKPTPIDQQTAGANANLPAPKDEDEVQKLSPEDARAYMKEAAKRRKRELHSMLETLYGPERSGVRDW comes from the coding sequence GTGCGTCGCGCGTCACAATGGGTCCGATTCGCACTTTTCCTGTTCCCGGTCGCCGGGGGCTTCGTGGTGCTGTCCGGCGCCGCGCCGCCGCCGGGTGAGGCGCCGGACGACCTCGTCCGCCGGGCGAACGAACTGTTCCGCGCCGGCGACCCAGAAGCCGTAGAAGCCGCCGACAAGTTGTACGCCGCCGCGGAGGAGCGCACCGCCGATCCGGGGCTGGTCGCGTTCAACCGCGCCGCCGTCTTTTTCGAACGCGGTCAGTATCCCCAGGCCGAACGGCAGTACGACCGCGTTCTCGGCGACGCCGCCTGCCCCGCGGCCCGCGCCGCGCGGGCGTGGTACAACCGCGGCACCTGTCTGCTCCGCCGCGGCGGGTCGATGAGCGTGTACCGGTCCGCGGTCGCGTGCTTCGAGAACACGATCGAGAGCCCCGCGGCCGACGACCCGCTCAGGGCCGACGCGCGCCACAACCTCGAACTCGCCAAGCTGCTCTGGAACGAGGAGCGCAAGAAGGCCGCGAAGCCGGAGGACGAGTCACCGAACAAGAAAGTGCCGCCGGAGGAGGACCGGCAACCGCGGCCGGAACCGGACCGGCCCGGCGGGTTCGAGCCCAATCCCGGCGACGAGACCCCCAACGGGGGCACCGCGCCGAAGGCGGGCACGCAACAGCAACCGGTCCCGCAACCGAGCGGCGGAAATAAGCCCACGCCGATCGATCAGCAGACGGCCGGGGCCAACGCGAACCTGCCGGCGCCCAAGGACGAGGACGAGGTGCAAAAGCTCAGCCCCGAGGACGCGCGGGCGTACATGAAGGAAGCGGCCAAGCGGCGGAAGCGCGAACTGCACTCGATGCTCGAAACGCTCTACGGCCCCGAGCGTTCGGGCGTGCGGGACTGGTAA
- a CDS encoding CotH kinase family protein, with product MTVCSWLRLVLAALALVTAPSAYAQQPAPVTPKPADPAKPAANTSVRHEPLAPKPDGPVLVTARLPEGTTRATLKVQAVAPGKYVRKSDPEYEKDWTDLPMRDDGKEGDTKAGDGVFSVRVPAAYQKHRWLVRYRVVATDGTGKAAQLPAADDPCPNFAWWCDAGPAAWTGSREPGKAPAVTFSAAFLGTLQSMHLLARAEDVARSQWDPDAHKQKQQGALVYRGVVYDHIQYSNRGQGSAHIAGKNKWGLKFSRGRDVPVVDHDGVPFPAGCDSLNLNPGGSTPYLPILRGISGLDEVLCMRAYRLAGVPSPPATWVQWRVVSSAEEVSAKDQYAGDLWGLYVVIGEMEPKLLADRKLPDGLTVSIQSGVKHTPKGMTDAQKEWETFLNGMRSGPKEAWWRKNLDLPAYYSFHALNRLLGNVDLRPDGNHGYYRHPDGRWAPIPWDMDMTFVPRHHQPGHIEAIGCLQHPAIALEYRNRAREILDLFAADAGDRGGQVGQLTADLGAALTPKKFDVDWPRLDEARWNFHPRINPKGAYFANPTEGGYFGGPFKRTLATADFAGFRKYLVDFCTDARPVKNYAPNDGDQRGYGWGYLAHEAKDEKIPAKPTVDRPDDTFRFAASAFTSPAGHKAAGLEWRVGRVGQRGWYELADHWRKDAGEGRTVDIPTEVFKEPGAYRVRARWRDDTGRCGHWSAPVSVRVK from the coding sequence ATGACCGTCTGTTCCTGGCTCCGGCTGGTTCTCGCTGCGCTCGCACTCGTCACGGCACCGTCCGCATACGCACAACAACCGGCTCCCGTCACGCCGAAGCCGGCCGATCCCGCAAAACCCGCAGCGAACACCAGCGTCCGCCACGAACCGCTGGCCCCGAAGCCCGACGGACCCGTGCTGGTCACCGCCCGTCTGCCGGAGGGCACCACCCGGGCCACGCTGAAGGTGCAGGCCGTCGCCCCCGGCAAGTACGTTCGCAAGTCCGACCCAGAGTACGAGAAGGACTGGACCGATCTGCCGATGCGCGACGACGGCAAGGAGGGGGACACGAAGGCCGGCGACGGGGTGTTCAGCGTGCGCGTCCCGGCGGCGTACCAGAAGCACCGGTGGCTGGTGCGGTACCGCGTCGTGGCGACCGACGGCACGGGCAAAGCCGCGCAACTGCCCGCCGCCGACGACCCGTGCCCCAACTTCGCGTGGTGGTGCGACGCCGGCCCCGCCGCGTGGACCGGCTCCCGCGAACCGGGCAAAGCCCCGGCAGTCACCTTCTCCGCCGCGTTTCTGGGAACGCTGCAATCCATGCACCTCCTCGCACGCGCCGAAGACGTCGCCAGGAGCCAATGGGACCCCGACGCCCACAAGCAGAAGCAGCAGGGGGCACTCGTCTATCGGGGCGTCGTGTACGACCACATCCAGTACAGCAACCGCGGTCAAGGCAGCGCCCACATCGCCGGCAAGAACAAGTGGGGGCTGAAGTTCAGCCGCGGGCGCGACGTACCCGTTGTCGACCACGACGGCGTCCCGTTCCCCGCCGGGTGCGACAGCCTCAACCTGAACCCCGGCGGCTCCACGCCGTACCTGCCGATCCTCCGCGGCATCTCGGGCCTGGATGAGGTGCTGTGCATGCGCGCGTACCGGCTCGCGGGCGTTCCCAGCCCGCCGGCGACGTGGGTTCAGTGGCGGGTCGTTTCCAGCGCCGAAGAGGTGTCCGCCAAGGACCAGTACGCGGGCGACCTCTGGGGCCTGTACGTGGTGATCGGCGAGATGGAGCCGAAACTGCTCGCCGACCGCAAGTTACCGGACGGGCTCACGGTGAGCATTCAAAGCGGAGTCAAGCACACGCCCAAGGGAATGACCGATGCCCAAAAGGAGTGGGAGACGTTCCTCAACGGGATGCGGTCCGGCCCCAAGGAAGCGTGGTGGCGGAAGAACCTCGACCTGCCGGCGTACTACAGCTTCCACGCCCTGAACCGGCTCCTGGGCAACGTCGATCTGCGGCCCGACGGCAACCACGGTTACTACCGCCACCCCGACGGCCGCTGGGCACCGATCCCCTGGGACATGGACATGACCTTCGTCCCGCGCCACCACCAGCCCGGCCACATTGAAGCGATCGGGTGTCTCCAACACCCGGCGATCGCCCTCGAATACCGCAACCGCGCGCGGGAGATCCTCGACCTGTTCGCCGCCGATGCCGGCGACCGGGGCGGCCAGGTGGGGCAACTCACAGCGGACCTCGGTGCGGCGCTGACGCCCAAGAAGTTCGACGTCGATTGGCCCCGGCTGGACGAGGCGCGGTGGAACTTCCACCCGCGGATCAACCCGAAGGGCGCGTATTTCGCCAACCCGACCGAGGGCGGCTATTTCGGCGGGCCGTTCAAGCGAACCCTGGCGACCGCCGACTTCGCGGGCTTCCGCAAGTACCTCGTGGATTTCTGCACCGACGCGCGCCCGGTCAAGAACTACGCCCCGAACGACGGCGACCAGCGCGGCTACGGCTGGGGCTACCTCGCCCACGAAGCCAAGGACGAGAAGATTCCCGCGAAGCCGACCGTGGACCGCCCCGATGACACGTTCCGGTTCGCGGCGTCGGCGTTCACCTCACCCGCCGGGCACAAGGCGGCGGGGCTGGAATGGCGGGTCGGGCGCGTCGGCCAGCGCGGGTGGTACGAACTGGCCGATCACTGGCGGAAGGACGCGGGCGAGGGCCGCACCGTCGATATCCCGACGGAGGTTTTCAAGGAACCGGGCGCGTACCGCGTCCGCGCCCGCTGGCGCGACGACACCGGGCGCTGCGGGCACTGGAGCGCGCCGGTGAGCGTCCGCGTGAAGTGA
- a CDS encoding vWA domain-containing protein encodes MLWSITFANPEFLWLAPLPVALALWWARRRRPAIRFSDVTRFAGRAGPRAVLAARGGAVLRGLACLALVLACAGPRRPDERTRLPADGIAIMMAIDISGSMDTPDVAWAVGGPPVARLEAARRAFKLFVGGGEAPDGSAFQPRPGDAIGLVAFAAVPQTQCPLTLNHSVLFKVVDALQARGGADAGTNIGDALAEGVERLDAVRVRKTKVLILLSDGEHNVVKEDAPDAKRPGIDRTMKPREAAQLAANLGVRVYTIDTGGDPPVGAAPDAVQQRLEGREVLKRVAEMTGGRSFAATSGAELLAAYREIGALEKIVTPAPIYRRYFEYYAWCAGAALVLVLTAHALDRTLWRVVT; translated from the coding sequence ATGCTCTGGTCGATCACGTTCGCGAACCCCGAGTTCCTCTGGCTCGCGCCGCTGCCGGTCGCACTCGCGCTTTGGTGGGCGCGGCGCCGCCGGCCCGCGATCCGGTTCAGCGACGTGACGCGGTTCGCGGGGCGCGCCGGCCCGCGGGCCGTGCTCGCGGCGCGGGGCGGCGCGGTACTCCGCGGCCTGGCGTGCCTCGCACTCGTGCTCGCGTGCGCCGGCCCGCGCCGCCCGGACGAGCGGACGCGCCTCCCGGCCGATGGCATCGCGATCATGATGGCGATCGACATCAGCGGGAGCATGGACACGCCGGACGTGGCCTGGGCCGTCGGCGGCCCCCCGGTGGCGCGGCTCGAAGCGGCGCGCCGGGCGTTCAAACTGTTCGTGGGCGGCGGCGAGGCGCCGGACGGCAGCGCCTTCCAGCCGCGCCCGGGCGACGCGATCGGCCTCGTCGCGTTCGCCGCCGTGCCGCAAACGCAGTGCCCGCTCACGCTCAACCACTCGGTCCTCTTCAAAGTGGTGGACGCGCTCCAGGCGCGGGGCGGGGCGGACGCGGGGACGAACATCGGCGACGCGCTCGCCGAGGGCGTGGAGCGGCTGGACGCGGTCCGGGTGCGCAAAACAAAGGTGCTGATCCTGCTGAGCGACGGCGAGCACAACGTCGTCAAGGAGGACGCGCCGGACGCGAAGCGGCCGGGCATCGACCGCACCATGAAGCCGCGGGAGGCGGCGCAACTCGCGGCCAACCTCGGCGTCCGCGTGTACACGATCGACACCGGCGGCGATCCGCCCGTCGGGGCGGCCCCGGACGCGGTGCAGCAGCGGCTCGAAGGCCGCGAGGTATTGAAGAGGGTCGCCGAGATGACCGGCGGCCGGTCGTTCGCCGCGACCAGCGGGGCCGAACTGCTCGCCGCGTACCGCGAGATCGGCGCGCTGGAGAAGATCGTCACGCCCGCCCCGATCTATCGGCGGTATTTCGAGTACTACGCGTGGTGCGCGGGCGCCGCGCTCGTCCTGGTGCTGACGGCCCACGCCCTCGACCGCACCCTCTGGCGCGTCGTGACGTGA